The Methanomethylovorans hollandica DSM 15978 genome includes a region encoding these proteins:
- the hcp gene encoding hydroxylamine reductase: MFCYQCEETMNGEGCTKNGMCGKKGEIADLQDDLIYVLKSIAFYNQKAREAGISEKNTDEFMLDALFSTITNTDFRTSGIQDRIDRGLKLQSEIRQKLQDNNLLNEKDLPEIATLTPENLKDINTCILTTEDEDIRSLRELLIYGIKGIAAYAHHAMMLGRYNKKINKFIEEALVATTDDSLTDKKLISLVLKCGEKGFDVMAELDMANTATFGNPEPTLVNIGTSDKPGILISGHDLHDLKQLLDQTEGTGIDVYTHGEMLPANSYPEFKKYGHLIGNYGGSWWRQQQEFESFNGPILLTTNCIVPPRNSYIDRLYTTGPVGYDGATHIVAEDGKKDFSTIIEQAKTCEPPVQLEEGTIMTGFAYNSVLSNADKIVNAVKAGKIKKFIVMAGCDGRHKERQYYTDFAEALPQDAVILTAGCAKYRYNKLNLGEIDGIPRVLDAGQCNDSFSLIVIAQGLMSRLGFIDVNEAPISYNIAWYEQKAVLVLLTLLRLEIRNITLGPKLPAFISPNILKVLVEKFNITPNSTVEADMERLLK; the protein is encoded by the coding sequence ATGTTCTGCTACCAGTGTGAAGAAACAATGAATGGGGAAGGCTGCACAAAGAACGGTATGTGCGGTAAGAAAGGGGAAATCGCAGACCTTCAGGACGATCTCATCTATGTGCTTAAGAGCATTGCATTCTACAACCAGAAAGCAAGAGAGGCAGGTATTTCTGAGAAGAACACTGATGAGTTTATGCTCGATGCATTGTTCTCAACAATAACGAATACAGATTTCAGAACGAGCGGAATTCAGGACCGCATCGACAGAGGGCTCAAACTCCAGAGTGAGATCAGGCAAAAACTCCAGGATAATAATCTGCTTAATGAGAAAGATCTGCCTGAAATCGCAACTTTGACCCCTGAAAACCTCAAGGACATAAATACCTGCATTCTTACAACAGAGGACGAAGATATCCGATCATTGAGAGAACTATTGATCTATGGTATCAAAGGAATTGCAGCATATGCACATCATGCTATGATGCTTGGACGTTATAATAAAAAAATCAATAAATTTATAGAAGAAGCTCTTGTGGCAACCACGGATGACAGTCTAACTGATAAGAAGCTTATCTCACTGGTCCTAAAATGTGGGGAAAAGGGTTTTGATGTAATGGCGGAACTTGACATGGCAAATACCGCTACATTCGGAAATCCAGAACCTACTTTGGTCAATATTGGAACAAGCGACAAACCTGGTATCCTCATCAGCGGACATGACCTGCATGACCTGAAACAATTATTGGACCAAACCGAAGGAACAGGGATAGATGTATACACTCATGGAGAGATGCTACCTGCAAATTCATATCCTGAATTTAAGAAGTACGGACACCTGATAGGAAACTACGGCGGATCATGGTGGCGCCAGCAGCAGGAATTCGAGAGTTTCAACGGACCGATATTACTGACGACCAATTGCATAGTTCCACCAAGGAACAGCTATATTGACAGATTATACACTACGGGTCCCGTAGGTTATGATGGTGCCACACATATTGTGGCTGAAGATGGTAAGAAAGACTTCTCAACAATAATCGAGCAGGCAAAGACCTGCGAGCCCCCGGTACAACTGGAAGAGGGTACCATTATGACAGGCTTTGCTTACAATTCAGTACTATCTAACGCAGATAAGATCGTTAATGCCGTCAAAGCAGGCAAGATAAAGAAGTTCATTGTTATGGCAGGATGTGACGGACGTCACAAGGAGAGACAGTATTATACTGATTTTGCAGAAGCACTTCCACAAGATGCTGTTATACTTACAGCAGGGTGTGCAAAATATCGTTACAACAAACTTAATCTTGGAGAAATTGATGGGATACCAAGAGTACTGGATGCAGGACAGTGCAATGATTCATTTTCACTGATCGTCATTGCACAAGGACTCATGTCCAGACTTGGATTTATCGATGTTAACGAAGCTCCGATCTCATACAATATAGCATGGTACGAACAAAAAGCAGTTCTTGTATTGCTTACCCTTCTGAGGCTTGAAATACGCAATATTACCCTTGGCCCAAAGCTACCGGCATTTATCTCACCAAATATTCTCAAGGTCCTGGTGGAGAAGTTCAATATAACACCAAACAGTACTGTAGAAGCAGACATGGAGAGACTATTAAAATAA
- a CDS encoding proteasome assembly chaperone family protein, with protein MRENRVIHLEKNVDIKDPIMIVGLPGVGHVGKLVAEHLVEELTSIKLIEIYSPHFPPQILVDENSEIRMVNNEIYVCKAEKHDLLILIGDHQSNTTNGHYELCGLYLDLAEEMGVKTIYTLGGFPTGQLTHIDEVLGAVSRAEMKSRLEEIGVQFKPNEPGGGIVGASGLMLGLCKLRGIDAACLMGMTSGYIVDPKSAQSLLKVICKLFDLDIDAGPLEERAKEMEKIVARLKEYEQQQQQQSQIMPEIGTGEEDLRYIG; from the coding sequence ATGCGCGAGAACAGGGTAATTCATCTAGAAAAGAATGTTGATATAAAAGATCCCATAATGATCGTGGGACTTCCTGGCGTGGGCCATGTGGGAAAACTTGTTGCTGAACACCTTGTGGAAGAACTTACGTCCATAAAACTCATAGAAATATATTCCCCTCATTTTCCTCCCCAGATTCTCGTTGATGAGAACAGCGAGATAAGAATGGTCAACAACGAGATATATGTATGTAAAGCAGAAAAACATGATCTTCTTATACTTATTGGCGACCATCAAAGTAATACTACCAATGGACATTACGAACTCTGTGGGTTGTATCTTGATCTCGCTGAAGAGATGGGAGTGAAAACGATATACACTCTGGGAGGATTCCCAACCGGGCAATTAACTCACATTGATGAAGTCCTGGGTGCAGTGAGCCGAGCTGAAATGAAAAGCAGGCTGGAAGAGATAGGAGTGCAATTCAAACCAAACGAGCCTGGAGGAGGCATTGTGGGCGCTTCAGGTCTAATGCTTGGATTGTGTAAACTTAGAGGTATTGATGCTGCATGTTTAATGGGCATGACCTCAGGTTACATCGTTGACCCGAAGAGCGCTCAATCATTGTTGAAAGTAATCTGCAAGCTATTTGATCTGGACATAGATGCAGGTCCTCTTGAAGAGCGCGCAAAGGAAATGGAAAAGATAGTTGCCAGGCTTAAAGAATATGAGCAGCAGCAACAGCAACAATCCCAGATAATGCCAGAGATCGGAACCGGAGAAGAGGATCTAAGATACATAGGGTAA
- the priS gene encoding DNA primase catalytic subunit PriS: MNERTRNYLVSRFQTYYSQAEIHLPPEHMAREWGFIPFSDSSETFMKRHIAFGSEGEIKDYLKGISPAHAYYSVAYYEYPSAPKMKEKNWQKADLIFDIDSDHLPGKINSYAEMLEKGKKETFKLMEFLLDDFGFEEKDVHIVFSGGRGYHCHITDPSVLHLESPERREIVDYVSAKGMDLERILDTKEVSGDAGRESAQMMVFPSEAEGGWKGRINRYFISFLKEITARDDAEEILRGFKGVGEKTARQIIEVFRDDSQIEVLKKGNIDVLSVVNKKVINALIEEGIRKMSAVVDEPVTADIKRLIRLPGSLHGGSGLKVMSLTIDELEKFEPLRDAVVFNDKLTRLKIIKPFAVQMKGKDIEVEPGEQELPEYVAVHLLCRGVAEI, translated from the coding sequence ATGAACGAAAGAACACGGAATTATCTTGTTAGCAGGTTCCAGACATACTACTCACAAGCTGAGATACACCTCCCCCCTGAACACATGGCTCGTGAGTGGGGATTTATTCCTTTCAGCGACAGTTCTGAAACTTTTATGAAAAGACACATCGCTTTCGGCTCAGAAGGGGAAATAAAGGACTATCTTAAAGGAATATCCCCTGCGCATGCCTATTATTCTGTTGCATACTATGAGTATCCCAGCGCACCTAAAATGAAGGAGAAGAACTGGCAAAAGGCAGATCTGATCTTTGATATAGACTCCGACCATCTTCCAGGGAAGATCAATTCGTATGCTGAAATGCTCGAAAAAGGAAAGAAAGAGACTTTTAAACTTATGGAATTTCTGCTTGATGACTTTGGATTCGAGGAAAAGGATGTACATATCGTATTCTCTGGAGGAAGAGGATACCACTGCCATATAACAGATCCTTCGGTACTGCATCTGGAAAGCCCTGAAAGACGCGAAATTGTTGATTATGTAAGTGCAAAAGGAATGGACCTTGAGAGGATACTTGATACAAAAGAAGTAAGCGGGGACGCCGGAAGAGAGAGTGCGCAGATGATGGTATTTCCTTCGGAAGCTGAAGGTGGGTGGAAAGGAAGGATCAATAGATATTTCATTTCTTTTTTAAAAGAAATAACTGCCAGAGATGATGCCGAAGAGATCCTTAGAGGATTCAAAGGAGTAGGCGAGAAAACTGCCCGACAGATCATAGAAGTATTCAGGGATGATTCACAGATAGAAGTATTGAAAAAAGGAAATATTGATGTTCTATCCGTAGTGAATAAAAAAGTTATCAATGCACTGATAGAAGAAGGTATAAGGAAAATGTCAGCAGTTGTTGATGAGCCTGTTACAGCTGACATTAAGCGTTTGATACGTCTCCCAGGGTCTTTACATGGCGGTTCTGGGCTAAAGGTCATGTCCTTAACGATTGATGAACTTGAAAAGTTCGAACCTTTAAGAGATGCGGTGGTCTTCAATGATAAATTGACAAGGTTAAAAATCATCAAGCCCTTTGCAGTGCAGATGAAAGGAAAAGATATCGAGGTGGAACCAGGAGAGCAGGAACTTCCTGAGTATGTAGCTGTACACCTTCTGTGCAGAGGAGTAGCTGAAATATGA
- a CDS encoding cation:proton antiporter domain-containing protein, producing the protein MGQRLESPLTDFPDIKINSQNHFEGYSDLGTLITQYLTQNLDHPLGLMFLQIAVIILMARLFGFIFSFIGQPSVIGEMTAGIVLGPSVVGIWWPQLSNFLFAPASLGWMETLSNLGLVLYVFIVGLELDPSLLKNKAHTALIVSHASIVVPFFLGVTLAYFLYTEFAPKGVTFLSFSLFMGIAMSLTAFPVLARIIQEHKLTQSTLGTLALTCAAVDDVTAWCMLGAVVSIIRAESIMTFLVTVIMSILYILFMFYLVRPVLRFLGERFAIQENMSKGFIATMFVVLFLSAFATETIGIHALFGAFLAGMMMPIQFDFRKSLISRIEDVSLVILLPLFFAINGLKTEIGLLNESYLWFICFLIILVAVAGKFGGSAAAARYTGQSWANSLALGALMNTRGLVELVVLSIGYELGILTPTVFTMMVLMALVTTFMTRPMLWAIERYFPRVD; encoded by the coding sequence ATGGGTCAAAGGTTAGAGTCACCACTGACTGATTTTCCTGACATCAAAATAAACAGTCAAAACCATTTTGAAGGATATAGTGATCTGGGAACGCTTATAACCCAATACTTAACACAGAATTTAGACCATCCACTTGGACTTATGTTTTTGCAGATCGCTGTCATAATCCTAATGGCCAGACTTTTTGGATTCATTTTTTCTTTTATAGGTCAGCCCAGCGTCATCGGTGAAATGACAGCCGGAATTGTGCTTGGACCATCCGTGGTTGGTATATGGTGGCCACAATTGAGCAATTTCCTGTTTGCACCGGCTTCATTGGGCTGGATGGAAACTTTGAGCAATCTGGGACTTGTACTGTATGTATTTATTGTTGGTCTGGAGCTGGACCCAAGTTTGCTGAAAAACAAAGCACATACCGCTTTGATCGTCAGTCACGCCAGCATTGTAGTACCTTTCTTTTTAGGAGTTACTCTAGCATATTTTTTATATACAGAGTTTGCACCTAAAGGAGTTACTTTTCTCTCATTCAGCCTCTTCATGGGTATTGCCATGAGCCTGACTGCATTTCCGGTATTGGCAAGGATAATACAGGAGCATAAGCTGACACAATCTACCCTTGGTACGCTGGCACTTACCTGTGCTGCAGTTGATGATGTCACAGCCTGGTGTATGCTGGGTGCTGTTGTTAGCATAATCAGGGCTGAATCAATAATGACCTTCCTTGTTACTGTTATTATGTCAATATTGTACATTTTGTTTATGTTCTACCTTGTGCGTCCCGTGCTCAGATTCCTCGGGGAAAGATTCGCCATCCAAGAAAACATGAGCAAAGGGTTCATTGCCACGATGTTTGTCGTGCTTTTTCTATCAGCCTTTGCCACCGAGACCATTGGCATTCATGCCCTTTTCGGAGCTTTTCTTGCAGGAATGATGATGCCTATACAATTTGATTTCAGAAAATCATTGATTTCCCGTATAGAAGATGTCAGCTTAGTGATCTTGTTACCTCTGTTCTTTGCTATAAATGGTCTCAAAACAGAGATCGGACTGTTGAACGAGAGTTATTTGTGGTTTATTTGCTTTTTGATAATATTGGTGGCAGTTGCAGGAAAATTTGGGGGAAGCGCTGCAGCAGCCCGCTATACCGGCCAATCCTGGGCTAACTCTCTGGCTTTGGGAGCGCTGATGAACACACGGGGATTGGTGGAACTGGTTGTCCTGAGCATCGGATATGAACTGGGAATTCTAACTCCTACCGTCTTTACCATGATGGTTCTGATGGCTCTTGTAACCACATTTATGACCCGCCCTATGCTCTGGGCCATTGAACGATATTTCCCAAGGGTTGATTAA
- a CDS encoding sensor histidine kinase produces MDIIHQVWTTGKSKLIPEFQYHDKHIEAWWELYVYKLTNGEVVMVIKDITKNKKLEESQEELHEMLKVINKIMRHDISNDLSIISMSLEVFEENSDKKYLELSQKSVKRCLKKINEMRNLEQTISNQYELKPYNLHDVVTEVSRNHLVKISMNGSCVVMADEGLFSVVDNIITNAVNHGAATHIETTVKLNDTNVCSMRIADNGSGIPPSIKEHIFKEGFKYGEKGNTGLGLYIAKTIMSRYGSISAEDNSPSGAVFILTFSKHH; encoded by the coding sequence ATGGACATTATTCATCAGGTCTGGACAACTGGTAAATCAAAACTAATTCCTGAATTCCAATATCATGACAAACACATTGAAGCGTGGTGGGAATTATATGTTTATAAACTCACCAACGGTGAGGTTGTGATGGTCATCAAGGACATAACAAAGAACAAAAAATTAGAGGAATCTCAGGAAGAACTCCATGAAATGCTTAAGGTTATTAATAAAATCATGAGGCATGATATCTCCAATGATTTGAGTATTATTTCAATGTCTTTAGAGGTTTTTGAAGAAAATAGTGATAAGAAGTATCTGGAACTTTCCCAGAAGTCAGTTAAGCGTTGTCTCAAGAAGATAAATGAAATGCGGAACCTTGAACAGACGATTTCGAATCAATATGAGCTTAAGCCATACAACCTTCATGATGTAGTAACTGAGGTTTCTAGAAATCACCTTGTGAAAATAAGTATGAATGGTAGCTGCGTTGTCATGGCTGACGAGGGACTTTTTTCTGTAGTTGACAATATTATTACTAATGCTGTCAATCATGGTGCTGCTACTCATATAGAGACCACTGTGAAATTAAATGATACCAATGTATGCAGCATGCGGATAGCTGACAATGGTAGTGGTATTCCTCCAAGTATCAAGGAGCATATTTTCAAAGAGGGTTTCAAATATGGAGAAAAAGGTAACACTGGTTTGGGACTCTACATAGCAAAGACGATAATGAGCCGGTATGGTTCAATTAGCGCAGAGGACAATTCCCCTTCAGGTGCTGTTTTCATACTTACTTTCAGCAAACACCATTAA
- a CDS encoding 50S ribosomal protein L44e, producing MKIPKRFRTHCPFCKKHTEHVVERVKKGKASSLTHIERQKKRQIGIGNSGKFSKVPGGDKPTKRIFLKYRCSVCNKSHQRPCFRAKKFEFAE from the coding sequence ATGAAGATCCCAAAAAGATTCAGAACACACTGCCCTTTCTGTAAAAAACACACCGAACATGTGGTGGAGAGGGTGAAGAAAGGAAAAGCTTCCTCACTGACACATATAGAAAGACAGAAGAAACGCCAGATAGGAATAGGCAACAGCGGAAAATTCTCAAAGGTTCCAGGTGGAGATAAACCCACTAAAAGGATATTCCTCAAGTACCGCTGCTCAGTGTGCAATAAATCACATCAGAGGCCATGTTTCAGAGCAAAGAAATTCGAATTTGCGGAGTGA
- a CDS encoding TIGR00375 family protein: MKINADLHLHSKYSMACSDRMELPTMATEASKKGIDLVATGDCIHPKWLEEIKRAAIDNETIRIDNTDFILTTEIEDRSRVHHLLILPSISKAEELAVEMEKHGDIKTDGRPTVLMDGCEIAEAAKDIGALIGPCHAFTPWTAMYAAHDSLQDCYRDMTEYISFVELGLSADSDYADRISELHRLTFLTNSDAHSPMANKLAREFTQLEVPEVTFEGLEKAIMRKEGYGPTLNVGFYPQEGKYSESACIKCFTHYTMQQAVSLNWRCSKCRGQIKKGVRDRVNELADLDEPQHPDHRPPYVHLAPLSEVIMMALGHASINTKGVQTAWNSLVERFGSEVKVLLDIPAENIDFVDRKIVNAIMAFRNEEIIIHPGGGGQYGWLELPANRNNRPPLSEPEAGHTDKKEKQKSLFDF, from the coding sequence ATGAAGATCAATGCAGATCTGCATCTGCACTCTAAATATTCAATGGCATGCTCCGATCGGATGGAATTGCCTACAATGGCTACAGAGGCTTCAAAGAAAGGAATTGATCTTGTAGCCACCGGGGATTGTATCCATCCTAAATGGCTTGAGGAAATAAAAAGAGCAGCCATTGATAATGAAACTATAAGGATCGATAACACTGATTTTATACTCACAACTGAGATCGAAGATAGATCCAGAGTACACCACCTTCTAATCCTGCCGTCCATATCCAAAGCAGAAGAACTCGCTGTCGAGATGGAAAAACATGGAGATATTAAGACTGACGGCAGGCCTACGGTTCTTATGGATGGTTGTGAAATTGCCGAGGCTGCAAAGGATATAGGTGCATTAATAGGGCCCTGCCATGCATTCACTCCCTGGACCGCCATGTATGCAGCACATGATTCTCTACAAGATTGTTATAGAGATATGACAGAATACATTTCTTTTGTTGAACTTGGACTCAGTGCGGACAGTGACTACGCAGACCGCATAAGTGAACTGCATAGGCTTACATTCCTTACGAATTCCGATGCTCACTCCCCAATGGCCAACAAGCTTGCTCGGGAGTTCACACAATTGGAAGTTCCGGAAGTAACTTTTGAAGGGCTTGAAAAAGCGATCATGAGAAAAGAAGGCTATGGTCCGACACTTAACGTAGGGTTCTATCCCCAGGAAGGCAAGTACAGCGAATCTGCATGTATCAAATGTTTTACGCATTACACTATGCAACAAGCTGTAAGCCTGAACTGGAGATGCAGCAAGTGCAGAGGCCAGATAAAAAAAGGCGTAAGAGATAGAGTTAACGAGCTTGCAGACCTGGATGAGCCTCAGCATCCTGATCACAGGCCCCCCTATGTGCACCTGGCACCTCTTTCTGAAGTGATAATGATGGCATTGGGGCATGCCAGCATAAACACCAAGGGCGTACAAACGGCCTGGAACTCCCTGGTGGAAAGATTTGGCAGTGAGGTTAAAGTGCTCCTGGATATCCCGGCTGAAAATATAGATTTTGTGGATCGTAAAATAGTAAATGCGATCATGGCCTTCAGAAATGAGGAGATCATTATCCATCCGGGTGGAGGAGGACAGTACGGCTGGCTGGAATTGCCTGCAAATAGAAACAATCGTCCCCCTCTTTCAGAACCTGAAGCTGGACACACAGACAAAAAAGAAAAACAGAAATCTCTGTTTGATTTCTGA
- the rqcH gene encoding ribosome rescue protein RqcH: MKEEMASADVAALVAELSSGELSLIDAKVGKIYQPLEDEIRFNLFVFGKGRVDFIIQAGKRAHLSQYVSPSPKLPQSFPMLLRKHVMSSRITSIKQYDFDRIIEIGFVRGGVETVLIAELFARGNIVLIDNERRIILPMNPTTFKGRRVRSGEIYSYPEAQISPLDASEEQMLAVFRSSDSDVVRTIATRFNLGGLLSEEVCSRAGIKKNLPVSEVGSEEITLLLRAMKDMFSPLQTGELDPCIIMKGEGDTAQSIDVVPFELEVYRELTKERYPSFNKALDEYFGKREAASITEQAFSVKKEKVDLLERRLRQQEEAVEKYGKESEKHTSIAETIYANYQAVEDVLKVLAIARDKGYSWDQIKSTIKAAKDSVPAAKSILSIDSATGIVVLDLMGMKTNIDVTKTVPQNAQVYYERSKKLAKKQEGAIRSIEQTKLAMQKKEKTATRKRGTVRIKKQWYDRFRWFVSSDGFLVIGGRDADTNEEIFVKYMEKRDIVLHTQMPGAPLTVIKTGGKEVPSQTIEEAARFVVSYSSVWKSGQFSADCYWVNPTQVSKTPESGEYVKKGSFIIRGERNYLKDVPVGVAVGIEMGEQTRVIGGPLSAISTRAKHVIELVPGKFNQNDIAKKVYRKYVDTIGDASYVKQIASPDKIAMMLPPGESDFKS, encoded by the coding sequence ATGAAAGAGGAAATGGCAAGTGCAGATGTTGCAGCTCTTGTGGCAGAACTTAGCTCAGGTGAGCTCTCGCTTATTGATGCCAAGGTCGGGAAAATATATCAGCCACTGGAAGATGAGATACGTTTTAACCTCTTCGTTTTCGGTAAGGGTCGGGTAGATTTCATAATACAGGCCGGAAAGAGGGCTCATCTGAGCCAGTATGTTTCTCCGAGTCCCAAACTACCACAGTCATTTCCCATGCTGCTGCGTAAACACGTAATGAGCAGCAGGATAACATCCATCAAGCAGTATGATTTTGACAGGATAATCGAAATAGGTTTTGTCAGGGGCGGTGTGGAGACAGTCTTAATAGCTGAGCTTTTTGCCAGAGGCAACATTGTCCTCATTGACAATGAAAGGCGCATCATTCTTCCTATGAACCCTACAACGTTTAAAGGTCGCAGGGTAAGAAGTGGTGAGATATACAGTTATCCTGAAGCACAGATAAGTCCTCTTGATGCAAGTGAAGAACAAATGCTTGCAGTTTTCAGATCGTCGGATTCTGATGTGGTGCGCACAATTGCAACCCGGTTCAATCTGGGCGGTCTTCTTTCAGAGGAAGTATGTTCCAGGGCCGGGATCAAAAAGAACCTTCCTGTTTCGGAAGTAGGCTCAGAGGAAATAACTTTACTCCTTCGGGCAATGAAGGATATGTTCTCTCCATTGCAGACAGGGGAATTAGACCCCTGTATCATAATGAAAGGTGAAGGGGATACCGCTCAGTCAATAGATGTCGTACCTTTTGAACTGGAAGTATACCGTGAACTGACAAAAGAGCGCTATCCCTCATTTAACAAGGCCTTGGATGAGTATTTTGGCAAAAGGGAAGCTGCGTCTATCACCGAACAGGCATTTTCGGTAAAAAAAGAAAAAGTTGATCTTCTGGAGCGCAGGTTAAGGCAGCAGGAAGAAGCTGTGGAGAAGTATGGTAAAGAATCAGAGAAACACACGTCCATTGCAGAAACAATTTATGCTAATTATCAGGCTGTAGAAGATGTTTTAAAAGTACTTGCCATTGCAAGGGATAAAGGTTACTCGTGGGATCAGATAAAGTCCACCATAAAGGCTGCCAAGGATTCTGTTCCGGCTGCCAAGTCCATATTGAGCATAGACTCAGCTACAGGAATAGTGGTGCTTGACCTAATGGGTATGAAAACGAATATAGATGTAACTAAGACCGTTCCTCAGAATGCTCAGGTATATTACGAAAGGTCCAAAAAACTGGCAAAAAAACAGGAAGGTGCTATAAGGTCTATTGAGCAGACAAAACTGGCTATGCAGAAAAAAGAAAAAACTGCTACCAGGAAAAGAGGTACTGTTCGTATTAAGAAGCAGTGGTATGATAGATTCAGATGGTTTGTTTCATCTGATGGTTTCCTGGTAATAGGTGGGAGAGATGCTGATACCAATGAGGAGATCTTTGTAAAGTACATGGAAAAGCGGGACATTGTACTGCACACCCAGATGCCAGGTGCACCACTGACAGTGATAAAAACAGGTGGTAAAGAAGTACCGTCACAGACCATTGAGGAGGCAGCTCGTTTTGTAGTGTCATATTCAAGTGTCTGGAAATCAGGTCAGTTCAGTGCAGACTGTTACTGGGTAAATCCAACACAGGTTTCAAAAACTCCGGAGTCAGGCGAATACGTGAAGAAAGGGTCTTTCATTATCCGGGGTGAAAGGAACTATCTAAAAGATGTGCCAGTAGGAGTTGCGGTTGGTATTGAAATGGGTGAACAGACAAGGGTAATAGGCGGCCCCCTTTCTGCAATAAGCACAAGGGCGAAGCATGTTATAGAGCTGGTGCCAGGCAAATTCAACCAAAACGATATAGCAAAAAAGGTATACAGGAAGTACGTGGATACAATAGGTGATGCGTCATATGTAAAACAGATCGCTTCTCCTGACAAGATAGCTATGATGTTACCGCCGGGAGAATCCGACTTTAAGTCTTGA
- a CDS encoding translation initiation factor IF-2 subunit alpha produces the protein MDINEWPDIGDFVVCTVKDVVDFGAYTTLEEYGGKEGFIHISEIKAGWVKYVRDYVREGQKIVCKVLKVDTGRRHIDLSLKDVNEHQKRAKIQDWKNEQKAIKWLQFVEEETKIKDEELDKLKIKLHESFGSLHSAFEEAAINGEAPFEEMKLEENVVKSILRIAQENIKLPFVHIAGFVDLNCYLPEGIEVIKKSLMAAANEIQKEGIKVEITYTGAPRYRIKVIAPDYKTAESVLKNASNAVITTIHKLGGQGVYHRHNESVKA, from the coding sequence ATGGATATCAATGAGTGGCCAGATATTGGCGATTTTGTAGTATGTACGGTAAAGGACGTAGTGGACTTTGGTGCATATACCACACTTGAGGAATATGGCGGTAAAGAAGGATTCATCCATATTTCCGAGATCAAGGCCGGATGGGTAAAATACGTACGTGATTACGTTCGTGAAGGTCAGAAAATTGTATGTAAGGTCCTGAAAGTGGATACTGGTCGCAGACACATTGATCTGTCCCTCAAAGATGTCAATGAACACCAGAAACGTGCTAAGATCCAGGATTGGAAAAATGAGCAAAAAGCTATAAAATGGCTCCAGTTCGTTGAAGAGGAAACAAAAATAAAAGATGAAGAGCTAGATAAGCTTAAGATCAAACTTCACGAAAGCTTTGGAAGTCTGCATTCTGCTTTTGAAGAAGCTGCCATCAACGGAGAAGCTCCTTTTGAGGAAATGAAACTCGAAGAGAATGTAGTTAAAAGTATCCTTAGAATCGCCCAGGAGAATATAAAACTCCCGTTCGTTCATATCGCTGGTTTTGTAGATCTGAACTGTTATCTGCCCGAAGGGATCGAAGTGATAAAAAAATCACTAATGGCTGCTGCCAATGAGATCCAAAAAGAGGGAATAAAGGTAGAGATCACATACACAGGTGCTCCAAGATACAGGATCAAAGTAATTGCACCTGACTATAAGACTGCTGAATCTGTATTAAAAAATGCTTCTAATGCTGTTATCACTACAATACACAAACTGGGTGGCCAGGGAGTGTACCATCGTCATAACGAAAGTGTAAAGGCGTGA
- a CDS encoding 30S ribosomal protein S27e has translation MSKPKSRFLRVKCNDCENEQVIFGSASTKVTCLVCGRTLAESTGGKSTITTHILEVLE, from the coding sequence ATGTCAAAACCAAAAAGCAGATTCTTACGTGTCAAATGCAATGACTGTGAGAACGAACAAGTTATATTTGGAAGTGCAAGCACCAAGGTAACATGCCTGGTATGCGGCAGGACCCTCGCAGAGTCTACCGGTGGCAAATCAACTATAACAACACACATCCTGGAAGTCCTGGAATAA
- a CDS encoding RNA-protein complex protein Nop10 has product MGSRIKKCVQCGQYTLKETCTHCGGKAGNPLPPRFSPLDPYGKYRRIARSRDTNAREQGNSSRKEC; this is encoded by the coding sequence GTGGGTTCCAGGATAAAGAAGTGCGTCCAATGCGGGCAGTATACTTTGAAAGAAACATGTACTCATTGCGGAGGAAAAGCGGGTAACCCTTTGCCCCCGCGTTTTTCACCGCTTGACCCCTATGGAAAATATCGCAGGATTGCAAGGAGTAGGGATACCAATGCGCGAGAACAGGGTAATTCATCTAGAAAAGAATGTTGA